Proteins encoded by one window of Natronomonas salsuginis:
- a CDS encoding spermidine synthase → MNPSLGRSLDRVSAPELAVFVSGVASMGLEILAGRMVAPEFGSSIYTWGSIIGVFLAALSLGYHYGGKRAARRASVDRLSWLLLGTAAYVALLIFASDPLLAVGSSFPLPSRFASLPAITLLFGPPTYLLGFISPYAAELSDTEAIGEASGRVYAVGTIGSILGAFGTTFLLIPSLGIEMIAFLFGALLVGTAFFILLPSMDREPLFATAGVAILLVAAMGSGAVGVSTGGQIVYQTQTPYQELEVTDLGDTRTLYLDGQRHSAMDLNDPNRHVFEYTRYFHMPYLFAEDPDQIDRVLFVGGGGFTGPKRFAAEYDATVDVVEIDPEVIDVAKEYFRAEESERLNIYNDGGRQYLQETNKTYDLIVLDAYKKDKVPFELTTVEFMQLANDRLSEDGYLFANIISAPTGPASEFYRAEYRTMEQVFPQVYSFPTAGPGVIQNIEVVASKNPEVVTESELQARNAERDIGIELGDEIESYRRDEPTDDVPILTDDHAPVDSLLDPMVGQRYVIEQSPAENATAD, encoded by the coding sequence ATGAATCCCTCCCTGGGCCGGTCCCTCGACCGGGTGTCGGCCCCCGAACTCGCCGTGTTCGTCTCCGGGGTGGCGAGCATGGGCCTCGAGATCCTCGCGGGGCGGATGGTCGCCCCCGAATTCGGCAGCAGCATCTACACGTGGGGGAGCATCATCGGCGTGTTCCTCGCGGCGTTGAGCCTCGGCTACCACTACGGCGGCAAGCGGGCCGCGAGACGGGCGAGCGTCGATCGGCTGTCGTGGCTGCTCCTCGGGACTGCCGCCTACGTCGCGCTGTTGATCTTCGCCAGCGATCCGCTGTTGGCGGTGGGGTCGTCGTTCCCGCTCCCGAGTCGGTTCGCCTCGCTCCCGGCGATCACGCTGCTTTTTGGCCCGCCGACGTACTTGCTCGGCTTTATCAGTCCCTACGCGGCGGAGCTCTCCGACACCGAGGCCATCGGCGAGGCGTCGGGACGGGTGTACGCCGTCGGAACGATCGGCAGCATCCTCGGCGCGTTCGGCACGACGTTTCTCCTCATTCCCTCGCTCGGCATCGAGATGATCGCCTTCCTCTTCGGAGCGTTGCTCGTCGGCACGGCGTTTTTCATCCTCCTGCCGTCGATGGACCGCGAGCCGCTGTTCGCCACCGCCGGCGTCGCAATCTTGTTGGTCGCGGCCATGGGAAGCGGCGCGGTCGGCGTCTCGACCGGCGGCCAGATCGTCTATCAGACGCAGACGCCGTATCAGGAGCTCGAGGTCACGGACCTCGGCGACACGCGAACGCTGTATCTCGACGGCCAGCGACACAGCGCGATGGATCTGAACGATCCGAACCGACACGTCTTCGAGTATACGCGCTACTTCCACATGCCGTATCTGTTCGCCGAGGATCCCGACCAGATCGATCGGGTGCTGTTCGTCGGTGGTGGCGGGTTCACCGGACCGAAGCGGTTCGCGGCCGAGTACGACGCGACCGTCGACGTGGTCGAGATCGACCCCGAGGTCATCGACGTCGCGAAGGAGTACTTCAGGGCCGAGGAGTCCGAACGGCTCAACATATACAACGACGGCGGCCGGCAGTACCTCCAAGAGACGAACAAGACCTACGACCTGATCGTGTTGGACGCGTACAAGAAAGACAAGGTGCCGTTCGAGTTGACGACTGTCGAGTTCATGCAGTTGGCCAACGATCGGCTCTCCGAAGACGGATACCTCTTTGCGAACATCATCTCGGCACCGACTGGCCCGGCCTCGGAGTTCTACCGGGCCGAGTATCGGACGATGGAGCAGGTGTTCCCGCAGGTGTACAGCTTCCCAACCGCTGGACCGGGCGTCATCCAAAACATCGAGGTCGTCGCGTCGAAGAACCCGGAGGTCGTGACCGAATCAGAGCTACAAGCGCGGAACGCCGAGCGCGACATCGGGATCGAGCTCGGCGACGAGATCGAGTCGTACCGCCGCGATGAGCCGACTGACGACGTCCCGATACTCACCGACGATCACGCGCCGGTCGATAGCCTCCTCGATCCGATGGTCGGGCAGCGATACGTCATCGAGCAGTCCCCGGCTGAGAACGCGACGGCCGACTGA
- a CDS encoding putative quinol monooxygenase has protein sequence MLVVRAMFPIDPDRMDEALELVNDLVDHSNQEPGIIDYRAAVDVQDETRLRFIEQYEDGDAFEAHIGTEHFQAFESKLPELLAGELEVTRFTVSDATELEL, from the coding sequence ATGCTTGTCGTTCGCGCGATGTTCCCGATCGATCCGGACCGGATGGACGAAGCGCTCGAGTTGGTCAATGATCTCGTCGACCACTCGAATCAAGAACCCGGGATAATCGACTACCGCGCCGCGGTCGACGTTCAGGACGAAACCCGCCTCCGGTTCATCGAACAGTACGAGGACGGTGACGCGTTCGAGGCCCACATCGGGACGGAGCACTTCCAGGCGTTCGAGTCGAAATTACCCGAGTTGCTTGCCGGCGAGCTCGAAGTGACGCGCTTTACCGTCAGCGACGCGACCGAACTCGAACTGTAG
- a CDS encoding hemolysin family protein — protein sequence MVDVALSVGQILLALFLVVLNGFFVASEFAFVRIRSTVVERLAEDGVAGSKTLTEVTDSLDDYLAVTQLGITIASLGLGWVGEPAVAALIEPTLAAYLPANLIHLVAFAIGFSIITFLHVVFGELAPKTIAIAQAERISLLVAPPMKFFYYIFYPGLVVFNGTANAFTRMIGVPPASETDETFKEREIRRVLARSGEAGHIDVAEVDMIERVFALDDTTVSEVMVPHPDVVSVPADASLDELREIVFEAGHTRYPVVRADDGDEIVGFVDVKDALRASEMGEADVTAGELARGILIVPETVAIDELLLQFRDERQQMAAVIDEWGTLEGIATVEDVVEAIVGDLRDEFDLDEREHTIRERDGGGHDVDGSVPLSMLNESLGTSFESDGFETIGGFVLEHLGHVPDAGEHIETGGYVIEVARMDGTRISALVVRERDESESDESGGSEREPSDDGTETN from the coding sequence ATGGTAGACGTCGCGCTCTCGGTCGGACAGATCCTGCTCGCGCTGTTCCTCGTGGTACTGAACGGCTTCTTCGTCGCCTCCGAGTTCGCGTTCGTCAGGATCCGATCGACCGTCGTCGAACGGCTCGCCGAGGACGGCGTCGCGGGCTCGAAGACGCTGACTGAAGTGACTGACAGCCTCGACGACTACCTCGCAGTCACCCAACTGGGGATCACGATCGCATCGCTCGGGCTGGGGTGGGTCGGCGAACCCGCGGTCGCGGCGCTCATCGAGCCGACGCTGGCGGCGTACCTCCCGGCGAATCTCATCCACCTCGTCGCCTTCGCGATCGGGTTCAGCATCATCACGTTCCTCCACGTCGTCTTCGGCGAACTCGCGCCGAAGACGATCGCGATCGCGCAAGCGGAACGGATCTCGCTGCTCGTCGCGCCGCCGATGAAGTTCTTTTATTACATCTTCTACCCAGGGCTCGTCGTGTTCAACGGGACGGCAAACGCGTTCACGCGCATGATCGGCGTTCCACCGGCCTCGGAGACGGACGAGACGTTCAAAGAGCGGGAGATCCGCCGGGTGCTGGCTCGGTCCGGCGAAGCGGGGCACATCGATGTGGCGGAAGTGGACATGATAGAGCGCGTGTTCGCGCTCGACGACACCACCGTCAGCGAGGTCATGGTTCCACATCCGGACGTGGTGAGCGTACCGGCGGACGCCTCGCTCGACGAACTCCGCGAGATCGTCTTCGAGGCCGGCCACACCCGGTACCCGGTCGTGAGGGCCGACGACGGCGACGAGATCGTCGGCTTCGTCGACGTCAAGGACGCCCTGCGGGCGAGCGAAATGGGAGAGGCCGACGTCACGGCTGGCGAGCTCGCCAGGGGAATCCTCATCGTCCCGGAGACGGTCGCGATCGACGAACTCCTGTTGCAGTTCCGCGACGAACGCCAGCAGATGGCGGCGGTGATCGACGAGTGGGGCACACTCGAGGGGATCGCCACGGTGGAGGACGTCGTCGAAGCCATCGTCGGCGACCTCCGCGACGAGTTCGACCTCGACGAACGCGAACACACGATTCGCGAGAGAGACGGCGGTGGACACGACGTCGACGGGAGCGTCCCGCTGTCGATGCTCAACGAGTCGCTCGGCACGAGCTTCGAGAGCGACGGGTTCGAGACGATCGGCGGGTTCGTCCTGGAGCATCTCGGGCACGTCCCCGACGCCGGCGAGCACATCGAAACGGGCGGGTACGTCATCGAGGTCGCGAGGATGGACGGAACGCGGATCTCGGCGCTGGTGGTCCGCGAGCGTGATGAAAGCGAGAGCGACGAGAGCGGCGGAAGCGAGCGCGAGCCGTCCGACGACGGGACCGAGACGAACTGA
- a CDS encoding APC family permease, with protein sequence MVDGDVDPFGEGVPPESSGRNVGGESPEIDPESISDEATIHDDETELERTIGLTGGLAIGIGTMIGAGIFVFPGLAAGNAGPAAALSFAIGGVIALLVALPASELATAMPRSGGGYFFVSRSMGTAYGSVVGLGLWLGLIFASAFYLVGLGHYAAAVFAEVGLIFSVSPVVPLGLVFGVALTGLSIGGTENTAKIQNLVVGILLVILTLFLTYGSLNALGVFGRETAPEAFFPKGVFSVFSTAALVFTSYLGFAQVATVAGDIQKPSRNLPLAMVGSVLVVAVFYIVTIFVATSAFGADRLSEFGETAMVEVAREFVGRPGAVAILLAGLLATFSSANASILSASRTVYALSRDALLPKKASEINLRYGTPHVALLAAGGPILLLVATGQVEVLAEVASFLHLIMYGLICVAVIALRRRDPPWYEPSYRIPVVPALPAVGAAASFGLVAFMRPASIGIGIGVMLISYLWYRYYAGTVTLKGAF encoded by the coding sequence ATGGTGGACGGGGACGTCGATCCGTTTGGGGAGGGGGTGCCGCCCGAGTCGAGCGGCCGAAACGTCGGCGGCGAGTCGCCCGAAATCGATCCGGAGTCGATCAGCGACGAGGCGACGATTCACGACGACGAGACCGAGCTCGAGCGGACGATCGGGCTCACGGGCGGGCTCGCCATCGGTATCGGGACGATGATTGGGGCCGGGATATTCGTCTTCCCGGGGCTGGCAGCTGGAAACGCCGGTCCCGCTGCGGCACTCTCGTTTGCTATCGGAGGTGTAATCGCACTGCTCGTCGCCCTGCCGGCCTCGGAACTCGCGACCGCGATGCCACGGAGCGGCGGCGGATACTTTTTCGTCTCCCGGAGCATGGGGACGGCGTACGGATCGGTCGTCGGTCTCGGACTGTGGCTGGGGCTCATCTTCGCGTCGGCGTTCTATCTCGTCGGCTTGGGCCACTACGCGGCAGCCGTCTTCGCCGAAGTCGGACTCATTTTCTCGGTCAGCCCGGTCGTCCCGCTCGGTTTGGTGTTCGGTGTTGCACTGACGGGATTGAGCATCGGCGGCACCGAAAATACGGCCAAGATACAGAATCTGGTCGTGGGGATCTTGCTCGTCATTCTGACGCTGTTTCTCACGTACGGCTCCCTCAACGCGCTCGGCGTGTTCGGTCGCGAAACCGCCCCCGAAGCGTTCTTCCCCAAGGGGGTATTTTCGGTGTTTAGCACCGCGGCACTCGTCTTTACGTCGTATCTCGGATTCGCACAGGTCGCGACCGTCGCGGGCGATATACAAAAGCCGAGCCGGAACCTGCCGCTCGCGATGGTCGGATCGGTGCTCGTCGTCGCGGTGTTCTACATCGTGACGATATTCGTCGCGACGAGCGCGTTCGGTGCGGATCGGCTCTCAGAGTTCGGCGAAACCGCGATGGTCGAAGTCGCTAGGGAGTTCGTCGGTCGCCCCGGCGCGGTCGCGATTCTCCTCGCCGGTCTGCTGGCGACGTTTTCGAGCGCGAACGCGTCGATTCTCAGCGCCTCCCGAACCGTGTACGCGCTGAGCCGCGATGCGCTCTTGCCGAAGAAAGCGAGCGAGATCAATCTCAGATACGGGACGCCACACGTCGCGTTGCTCGCGGCCGGGGGGCCGATCTTGCTGTTGGTCGCTACGGGTCAAGTGGAAGTCCTCGCGGAGGTCGCCTCCTTTCTCCATCTGATCATGTACGGATTGATCTGCGTCGCCGTAATCGCCCTCCGACGGCGGGATCCGCCGTGGTACGAGCCGAGCTATCGGATTCCCGTGGTCCCGGCGCTACCAGCGGTCGGGGCGGCCGCGAGTTTCGGGTTGGTCGCGTTCATGCGACCCGCCTCGATCGGCATCGGGATCGGCGTCATGCTTATTTCGTACCTGTGGTATCGGTACTACGCCGGGACGGTCACACTCAAGGGGGCATTCTGA
- a CDS encoding bacteriorhodopsin, which translates to MQQIRGDVLLSSSLWANVALAGLSALLFVYMGRNLRSDRARLIFGATIMIPLVSISSYLGLLSGLTVGLVEMPPGHALGGQEVLSQWGRYLTWTLSTPMILLALGLLADVDLSDLFVVVAADIGMCLTGLAAALITSSYALRWAFYVVSCTFFIVVLYALVVQWPADAEAAGTSEIFGTLRALTVVLWLGYPIVWALGVEGLAIVSSVGATSWAYSALDIGAKYVFAFLLLRWVAANESTVGAAGNPLGPGAAPAND; encoded by the coding sequence ATGCAACAGATCCGGGGCGACGTCCTGTTGAGTTCGTCGCTGTGGGCGAACGTGGCGCTCGCGGGACTGTCGGCGCTGCTGTTCGTCTACATGGGTCGGAATCTCCGGTCCGACCGCGCCCGCCTGATCTTCGGGGCGACGATCATGATTCCGCTGGTGTCCATCTCCAGTTACCTCGGCCTCCTGTCGGGCCTGACGGTCGGTCTCGTCGAGATGCCGCCGGGACACGCACTCGGCGGTCAGGAGGTGTTGAGTCAGTGGGGACGGTATCTGACGTGGACGCTGTCGACACCGATGATCCTGCTCGCGCTGGGTCTGCTGGCCGACGTCGACCTCAGCGATCTCTTCGTCGTCGTCGCGGCCGATATCGGGATGTGTCTTACCGGCCTCGCAGCGGCGCTCATCACGTCCTCGTACGCGCTCCGCTGGGCGTTCTACGTCGTCAGTTGCACCTTCTTCATCGTCGTTCTGTACGCGTTGGTGGTCCAGTGGCCGGCCGACGCCGAGGCGGCCGGAACGAGCGAGATATTCGGGACGCTGCGGGCGCTGACTGTCGTCCTCTGGCTCGGATACCCCATCGTTTGGGCGCTGGGCGTCGAGGGGCTGGCGATCGTCAGTTCGGTCGGCGCGACATCGTGGGCCTACTCCGCGCTGGACATCGGGGCGAAGTACGTCTTCGCGTTCCTGTTACTCCGCTGGGTCGCCGCCAACGAGTCGACGGTCGGCGCCGCCGGGAACCCGCTGGGTCCCGGCGCTGCTCCAGCCAACGATTGA
- a CDS encoding TIGR03618 family F420-dependent PPOX class oxidoreductase produces MPTIPEDFHDLFEKRTFAHVATLLPDGRPHNSAVWVDYDAEIDRLLINSERGRRKVRNVEHDPRVSVSMIDPDAPYRRMTVVGTVDGVVEEGARGHIDELSRRYSGHDYPHPVDTARVIIEIRPDQGVAQEYVGDRSDSELRSVSFSYEA; encoded by the coding sequence ATGCCAACGATCCCCGAGGACTTCCACGACCTCTTCGAGAAGCGAACGTTCGCACACGTCGCGACGCTCCTCCCGGACGGGCGGCCGCACAACTCGGCGGTGTGGGTCGACTACGACGCCGAAATCGACCGGCTGTTGATCAACTCCGAACGCGGGCGGCGGAAGGTCCGGAACGTCGAGCACGACCCGCGCGTGAGCGTGAGCATGATCGATCCCGACGCCCCGTATCGGCGGATGACGGTCGTGGGGACCGTCGACGGCGTCGTCGAAGAGGGCGCTCGCGGGCATATCGACGAGCTCTCGCGGCGCTACTCGGGCCACGACTACCCTCACCCGGTCGATACGGCTCGCGTCATCATCGAAATCAGGCCGGATCAGGGCGTCGCACAGGAGTACGTCGGCGACCGCTCGGACAGCGAGTTGCGGTCGGTGAGTTTCAGCTACGAAGCGTAA
- the map gene encoding type II methionyl aminopeptidase: MSVDLTDEQYEKHREAGEILARVRDETAERVEVGASHLAIAEYAEDRIRELGGEPAFPVNISVDEEAAHATPEPDDDSTFGEEMINLDIGVHVDGWLADTAVTVDLSGHPELAEAPAEALEAAIEVVEPGIQTGEIGAEIESVIDGYGYNPVVNLSGHGLGHWDQHTEPNIPNRAVERGVELEVGDVVAIEPFATDGGGKVNEGADEEIFALEREASVRNRDARQALEQIVEQFKTLPFARRWLDTRRAEMALRRLKQQNVVHGYPVLKEDDGFLVSQKEHTVIVTEDGCEVTTRSQ; encoded by the coding sequence ATGAGCGTCGATCTCACCGACGAGCAGTACGAGAAACACCGCGAAGCCGGCGAGATTCTCGCACGGGTCCGAGACGAAACCGCCGAGCGGGTCGAGGTCGGCGCGAGCCACCTCGCTATCGCCGAGTACGCCGAGGATCGAATCCGCGAACTCGGCGGCGAACCCGCGTTCCCGGTCAACATCAGCGTCGACGAGGAGGCCGCCCACGCCACGCCGGAACCCGACGACGACTCGACGTTCGGCGAGGAGATGATCAACCTCGATATCGGGGTCCACGTGGACGGCTGGCTCGCCGACACCGCCGTCACCGTCGACCTCTCCGGGCATCCCGAGCTCGCCGAAGCGCCCGCGGAGGCGCTCGAGGCCGCGATCGAGGTGGTCGAACCGGGAATCCAGACCGGCGAGATCGGCGCTGAGATCGAGTCCGTCATCGACGGCTACGGCTACAATCCAGTCGTCAACCTCTCGGGGCACGGGCTGGGCCACTGGGACCAACACACCGAGCCGAACATCCCGAACCGCGCGGTCGAGCGGGGCGTCGAACTCGAGGTCGGCGACGTCGTCGCCATCGAGCCGTTCGCGACCGACGGCGGCGGGAAGGTCAACGAGGGGGCCGACGAGGAGATCTTCGCCCTCGAGCGCGAGGCGAGCGTCCGAAACCGGGACGCCAGGCAAGCGCTCGAACAGATCGTCGAGCAGTTCAAGACGCTCCCGTTCGCTCGCCGGTGGCTCGACACCCGTCGGGCGGAGATGGCGCTCCGCCGGCTCAAACAGCAGAACGTCGTCCACGGCTATCCGGTTCTCAAAGAGGACGATGGATTCCTCGTCAGTCAAAAGGAGCACACTGTCATCGTCACCGAGGACGGCTGCGAAGTGACGACGCGCTCGCAGTAG
- a CDS encoding FAD-dependent oxidoreductase, protein MSGKYDLIIVGGGISGASLLYTTAKFTDIDSIALIEKEPELAAINTHRTNNSQTLHFGDIETNYTLEKAEEVKEGAELLAGYLEHYDGDREMHSKRGKMVLGVGDEEVETLERRYDEEGFGDLFPKLRAIGREEIAELEPKVVEGRDPDREMLALQTPDGYVVDYGAVTESLVERADEEVGVDVYTGTKVTDITPTLDGYTLETDAGRFDCDVATVAAGSHSLQIAKELGYGEDKVLLPVAGSFFLADDLLNGKVYTLQMKKLPFAAVHGDADVHDQSITRFGPTAKLVPALERGRISTVSDFVDVFGLNAASFLSYANILSDRILLPYVLRNLLYDLPKVGPKAFLPHVQKVVPSVELDDIERAKGYGGVRPQIVDTKNKSLDMGEAKIVGEDIIFNITPSPGASTCLKNAMKDTRTLMDFFDGEYEFDESAFRADTIDNFPRADDSTEFASSNAANGAGSVDAVDDVPASDD, encoded by the coding sequence ATGTCTGGCAAGTACGACCTCATCATCGTCGGTGGCGGAATCAGCGGCGCGTCGCTTTTGTACACGACCGCGAAGTTCACCGACATCGACTCCATCGCACTGATCGAGAAGGAGCCGGAGCTCGCGGCGATCAACACCCACCGGACGAACAACTCCCAGACGCTGCACTTCGGCGACATCGAGACCAACTACACCCTCGAGAAGGCCGAGGAGGTCAAGGAGGGCGCGGAGCTTCTCGCCGGCTATCTCGAACACTACGACGGCGACCGCGAGATGCACTCGAAGCGCGGCAAGATGGTGCTCGGCGTCGGCGACGAGGAGGTCGAGACGCTCGAGCGCCGCTACGACGAGGAGGGGTTCGGCGACCTCTTTCCGAAGCTCCGGGCGATCGGTCGCGAAGAGATCGCCGAGCTGGAGCCGAAGGTCGTCGAGGGGCGCGACCCAGACCGGGAGATGCTCGCCCTCCAGACGCCGGACGGCTACGTCGTCGACTACGGCGCCGTGACGGAATCGCTCGTCGAGCGCGCCGACGAAGAGGTCGGCGTCGACGTCTACACCGGCACGAAGGTGACGGACATCACGCCGACGCTGGACGGCTACACGCTCGAAACTGACGCCGGACGATTCGACTGTGACGTCGCTACCGTCGCCGCCGGCTCCCACAGCCTCCAGATCGCGAAGGAACTCGGCTACGGCGAGGACAAGGTGTTGCTCCCCGTCGCCGGGAGCTTCTTCCTCGCGGACGATCTGCTGAACGGAAAGGTGTACACCCTCCAGATGAAGAAGCTCCCGTTCGCTGCCGTCCACGGCGACGCGGACGTGCACGATCAGTCGATCACGCGGTTCGGCCCGACCGCGAAGCTCGTTCCGGCGCTCGAACGCGGCCGCATTTCGACGGTGAGTGACTTCGTCGACGTGTTCGGACTCAACGCGGCGTCGTTCCTCAGCTACGCCAACATCCTCTCGGACCGGATCTTGCTCCCCTACGTCCTGCGAAACCTCCTGTACGACCTGCCGAAGGTCGGCCCCAAGGCGTTCCTCCCGCACGTCCAGAAGGTCGTCCCGAGCGTCGAACTCGACGACATCGAGCGCGCCAAGGGGTACGGTGGCGTCCGCCCGCAGATCGTCGACACCAAGAACAAGTCGCTCGACATGGGCGAAGCGAAGATCGTCGGCGAGGACATCATCTTCAACATCACGCCCTCGCCGGGCGCGTCGACCTGTCTGAAGAATGCGATGAAGGACACGCGGACGCTGATGGATTTTTTCGACGGCGAGTACGAGTTTGACGAATCGGCGTTCCGCGCGGACACGATCGACAACTTCCCGCGCGCGGACGACTCGACCGAGTTCGCCAGTTCGAACGCCGCCAACGGCGCAGGGAGCGTCGACGCCGTCGACGACGTGCCCGCGAGCGACGACTGA
- a CDS encoding cold-shock protein gives MADGKVDFFNDTGGYGFITTEDSDEDVFFHMEDVGGEDLTEGTEIEFEIEDAPKGPRATNVVRV, from the coding sequence ATGGCAGACGGAAAAGTTGATTTCTTCAACGACACTGGCGGCTACGGTTTCATTACGACTGAGGACTCCGACGAGGACGTGTTCTTCCACATGGAAGACGTTGGCGGCGAAGACCTTACCGAAGGCACCGAGATCGAATTCGAAATCGAGGACGCCCCCAAGGGCCCCCGCGCGACGAACGTCGTCCGCGTATAA
- a CDS encoding universal stress protein produces the protein MHEKPTILLPVRILEGESLPEGTGKLLSNVRVLLLGYHVVPEQTAPGQMQMQFEDRAQDRLAELESALESAGATVETRLVFTHEGQKTIDRMIYEHGCLAVLVPDMVRDLDDVLVPIRGTVGVDRLVRVVTGLFADTDASITLFHVAEPDETDEDARTLLDGVADRLTDVGIDEERIRLTIRRGDGALDSITEAAESADAIVMGETDPSIATFVFGMPAEKVADRFVGPVFIVQRERPDGIERD, from the coding sequence ATGCACGAGAAGCCGACGATACTCCTGCCGGTCCGCATTCTCGAGGGGGAATCGCTACCGGAAGGCACGGGAAAGCTGCTCTCGAATGTCCGCGTACTGTTGCTCGGGTACCACGTCGTGCCCGAACAGACGGCGCCGGGGCAGATGCAGATGCAGTTCGAAGACCGGGCTCAGGACCGCCTGGCCGAACTCGAATCGGCGCTCGAATCCGCCGGCGCGACGGTCGAAACGCGGCTCGTCTTCACCCACGAGGGGCAGAAGACGATCGATCGGATGATCTACGAGCACGGCTGTCTGGCGGTGTTGGTCCCCGACATGGTTCGCGATCTCGATGACGTGTTGGTTCCGATTCGCGGGACGGTCGGCGTCGACCGGCTCGTGCGCGTGGTCACGGGGTTATTCGCCGACACGGACGCCTCGATAACGCTGTTTCACGTCGCAGAACCGGACGAAACCGACGAGGACGCGCGAACGTTGCTCGACGGCGTCGCCGATCGGCTCACCGACGTCGGCATCGACGAGGAGCGGATCCGGCTCACGATCAGGCGCGGGGACGGAGCGTTGGACTCGATCACCGAGGCCGCCGAATCGGCCGACGCGATCGTCATGGGCGAAACCGATCCCTCGATCGCCACGTTCGTCTTCGGAATGCCGGCCGAGAAGGTGGCGGACAGATTCGTCGGGCCGGTGTTCATCGTCCAGCGAGAGCGGCCGGACGGGATCGAGCGCGATTGA
- a CDS encoding DUF5995 family protein, with product MFEASPTGLVRNPNVWRLLWRGLRLRPADFALGGDRDPELLGDLAHPFASVEDVSNRLETLEAALVERSDRRAVFLTVYTEMTAQTAREIDAGSFDDPEWMCRYLVRFAEHYRRAFVGFERGEYADVPDPWLVAFGSAVGGDALVIQDAFLGINAHIVYDLALALSAIGLDPGRETKYADHRRIDAILARLVAVQRELLAERYAPGLEAVGEGMGGLDERWSTSTLRRAREFAWRTAVVRTDARWSTVRSSTGWLLSRTATGGASVLLSPTASPSTMRALRAIEATEFELESYARAFHGRAVDGGASIER from the coding sequence ATGTTCGAGGCGTCACCCACTGGGCTGGTCCGAAACCCGAACGTGTGGCGCTTGCTGTGGCGCGGGCTTCGACTGCGCCCGGCCGACTTCGCGCTCGGCGGCGACCGGGATCCGGAACTGCTCGGCGATCTCGCGCACCCGTTCGCGTCCGTCGAAGACGTCTCGAACCGGCTCGAAACGCTCGAGGCGGCGCTCGTCGAACGCAGTGATCGGCGCGCGGTCTTTCTGACAGTGTACACGGAGATGACGGCGCAGACGGCTCGCGAGATCGACGCCGGGAGCTTCGACGATCCCGAGTGGATGTGCCGATACCTCGTCCGATTCGCGGAGCACTACCGGCGCGCGTTCGTCGGGTTCGAACGCGGCGAGTACGCCGACGTCCCGGACCCGTGGCTCGTCGCGTTCGGGAGCGCGGTCGGTGGGGACGCGCTCGTGATCCAGGACGCCTTTCTCGGCATCAACGCCCACATCGTCTACGACCTCGCGCTGGCGCTCTCCGCGATCGGACTCGACCCGGGACGGGAGACGAAGTACGCGGACCACCGCCGCATCGACGCCATACTCGCGCGTCTCGTGGCCGTCCAGCGGGAGTTGCTCGCCGAGCGGTACGCCCCCGGACTGGAGGCGGTCGGGGAGGGCATGGGGGGCCTCGACGAACGGTGGTCCACATCGACGCTCCGGCGCGCGAGAGAGTTCGCCTGGCGGACCGCGGTCGTCCGGACCGACGCCCGCTGGAGCACGGTGCGGTCCTCCACTGGCTGGCTGCTCTCTCGGACCGCGACCGGCGGCGCGTCGGTGCTGTTGTCCCCCACCGCGAGCCCCTCGACGATGCGAGCCCTCCGAGCCATCGAGGCCACGGAGTTCGAGCTCGAATCGTACGCCCGAGCGTTTCACGGACGAGCGGTGGACGGGGGCGCGTCCATCGAGCGGTGA